In Akkermansiaceae bacterium, the following are encoded in one genomic region:
- the nadA gene encoding quinolinate synthase NadA: MPSNSLDLRNEILRLKKERNAVILAHNYQTGDIQDIADYVGDSLGLAYRAQETDADVIAFCGVHFMAETAKIVNPNKTVVLPDKDAGCSLEESCPADDLEKYLNDNAEKNYYVIAYINCSAGVKALCDVICTSGNAVKIVNQAPKDRPILFVPDANLGAWVMEQTGRKMDLWQGSCYVHVEFTRDSINKIKAEYPDALVVAHPECTTAVRMLADEVCSTEKMVGYCKNAPVKNIIVVTESGMLHRLQKEAPDKNLIAGPTDRCACNDCKFMKMNTLQKLHDCLDKLEPQVVLPENVRKRAEAPLLRMLEQSK; encoded by the coding sequence ATTACCAAACCGGTGATATCCAGGACATTGCCGACTACGTGGGCGACTCACTCGGGCTCGCCTACCGTGCCCAGGAAACGGATGCCGATGTCATCGCCTTCTGTGGTGTCCATTTCATGGCCGAAACCGCCAAGATCGTCAACCCTAACAAAACCGTCGTCCTCCCCGACAAGGACGCCGGTTGTTCTCTGGAGGAATCCTGCCCCGCCGATGATTTGGAAAAATACCTCAACGATAACGCTGAGAAAAATTACTACGTCATTGCCTACATCAACTGCTCCGCCGGAGTCAAGGCTCTCTGTGATGTGATCTGCACCTCCGGCAACGCCGTAAAAATCGTCAACCAAGCCCCCAAGGATCGCCCCATCCTCTTTGTCCCCGACGCCAATCTCGGTGCCTGGGTCATGGAACAGACAGGTCGGAAAATGGATCTCTGGCAGGGCTCGTGCTACGTCCACGTCGAGTTCACCCGCGACTCGATCAATAAAATCAAAGCCGAATACCCGGACGCCCTCGTCGTCGCCCACCCCGAATGCACCACAGCTGTTAGAATGCTGGCCGACGAGGTGTGCTCGACCGAGAAAATGGTTGGCTACTGCAAAAATGCACCCGTCAAGAACATCATCGTGGTAACGGAGAGCGGTATGCTCCACAGACTGCAAAAAGAAGCTCCGGACAAGAACCTCATCGCCGGCCCCACCGATCGCTGCGCATGCAATGACTGCAAGTTCATGAAGATGAACACCCTCCAGAAACTCCACGATTGCCTGGATAAGCTCGAGCCTCAAGTTGTGCTACCCGAGAACGTCCGCAAGCGTGCCGAAGCCCCATTGCTGCGCATGCTCGAGCAGAGCAAGTAA
- a CDS encoding family 20 glycosylhydrolase — MKTIKAIIMTSTLAILTPSVQAESLPIIPKPLKATQLEGHYAINAQTAIRYQASLRKEAGLLAAGIEKATGIAPKLYDARLRIALPSPILLSIDGDDALREAYDMEVGPKGITIRGTDSAGVFYGCQSLLQLIPLEGEKNVPACKISDQPRFGWRGMHLDVGRHMFAPKDIKKFIDWLAVHKMNTFHWHLTEDQGWRIEIKKYPKLTSIGGFRASSPPYGNRGGSDGTRYGGFYTQEQIKDIVAYARERHITIVPEIDMPGHMAAAITAYPWLGNDDIPNYKPQVYGRWGVHPYVLAPKEETFKWIDDVLTELCELFPSTYIHIGGDEAPKGQWKQSKFAQSVMQREGCKNEHDLQSYFIGRVDQMLTKRGRKLIGWDEIREGGLSPNATMMLWRGWDHAIASVNEGHDVVMAPGSHTYFDHYQYDPAAILSQGPEYEAIGGHRTIESVYSFNPVPKEFQGTPKARHILGCQAQLWTEYMKTWDKVEYRAFPRIAALAEVAWTAQDKREFKDFMTRLKPMLARYKAAGINTFDPFNPPAIKAKNGMKADTNLPTHGGNDPVFAIDGNLKTRFWSSRAVEEGDHFTVTLPKASAKPHTVSVFTGDQDGGKDMLENGVLEALTDGGDWKSIGTFSKGGASGTAPSGTTQVRLKATKGQGTWLIIREIDIK, encoded by the coding sequence ATGAAAACCATCAAAGCCATTATCATGACCTCCACCTTGGCCATTCTAACACCATCCGTCCAAGCGGAGAGTCTTCCCATCATTCCCAAGCCACTCAAGGCAACCCAGCTGGAAGGTCATTACGCGATCAATGCCCAGACTGCAATCCGCTACCAGGCCAGCCTTCGGAAAGAAGCCGGGCTGCTCGCCGCGGGTATTGAAAAAGCCACCGGCATAGCACCCAAACTCTACGACGCCCGGCTTCGTATCGCACTGCCATCGCCGATCTTGCTCAGTATCGACGGCGATGACGCTCTCCGGGAGGCCTACGACATGGAGGTAGGTCCGAAAGGCATCACCATCAGGGGCACCGACTCCGCTGGCGTTTTCTATGGCTGCCAATCCCTGCTCCAACTAATCCCGCTGGAAGGTGAAAAAAATGTTCCCGCCTGTAAGATTTCCGACCAGCCGCGCTTTGGCTGGCGTGGTATGCACCTCGACGTGGGCCGACACATGTTTGCCCCCAAGGACATCAAGAAATTCATCGACTGGCTTGCAGTCCACAAGATGAACACCTTCCATTGGCACCTGACTGAAGACCAGGGCTGGCGCATTGAGATTAAGAAATACCCGAAACTTACCAGCATCGGTGGATTCCGCGCATCCTCGCCACCCTACGGAAACCGTGGTGGCTCGGACGGTACACGCTATGGTGGTTTTTACACACAGGAACAGATCAAGGACATCGTCGCCTATGCCCGGGAGCGCCACATCACCATCGTTCCGGAAATCGATATGCCCGGTCACATGGCGGCGGCCATCACCGCCTACCCGTGGCTCGGAAACGATGATATCCCTAACTACAAACCACAGGTCTACGGTCGCTGGGGAGTTCACCCCTATGTGCTTGCGCCCAAAGAAGAAACCTTCAAGTGGATCGACGATGTGCTCACTGAGCTCTGTGAGCTTTTCCCCTCCACCTACATCCACATCGGTGGTGACGAGGCCCCCAAGGGACAGTGGAAACAATCCAAATTCGCCCAGTCGGTGATGCAACGTGAAGGCTGTAAAAACGAACACGATCTCCAGTCCTACTTCATTGGCAGGGTCGATCAAATGCTTACCAAGCGCGGACGCAAACTGATCGGCTGGGACGAGATCCGCGAGGGTGGACTCTCACCCAACGCCACGATGATGCTGTGGCGCGGCTGGGATCACGCGATTGCATCTGTCAATGAAGGTCATGATGTGGTGATGGCGCCAGGCTCGCACACCTACTTCGACCACTATCAGTATGACCCGGCCGCGATCCTGAGTCAGGGACCCGAGTATGAGGCTATCGGAGGACACCGCACCATTGAAAGCGTTTACTCCTTCAACCCGGTGCCCAAGGAATTCCAAGGTACGCCCAAGGCCAGGCATATCCTCGGTTGCCAGGCCCAGCTCTGGACCGAATACATGAAAACCTGGGACAAGGTGGAGTATCGCGCCTTCCCCCGGATCGCAGCCCTTGCAGAGGTCGCGTGGACCGCACAGGACAAGCGTGAATTCAAGGACTTCATGACCCGACTCAAACCGATGCTCGCCCGCTACAAGGCGGCTGGCATCAATACATTCGATCCGTTTAACCCACCGGCCATCAAGGCCAAAAATGGCATGAAGGCAGACACCAATCTGCCAACCCACGGAGGCAATGACCCGGTTTTTGCGATCGACGGCAACTTGAAAACGCGCTTCTGGTCGTCCAGAGCCGTTGAAGAAGGCGACCACTTCACCGTTACATTGCCGAAAGCTAGTGCCAAGCCACATACCGTGAGTGTCTTCACCGGTGACCAGGACGGCGGCAAGGACATGCTCGAAAACGGGGTGCTCGAAGCCCTTACCGACGGAGGCGACTGGAAAAGCATTGGCACGTTTTCCAAAGGTGGCGCAAGCGGCACGGCTCCCAGCGGCACAACCCAGGTCCGGCTCAAGGCGACCAAGGGGCAAGGCACCTGGCTGATCATCCGTGAAATCGACATCAAGTAA
- the aroB gene encoding 3-dehydroquinate synthase, producing MPTVHLDLADRSYDILVDDGLLDRAGELISGVGLSGKAAIITDSHVAPHYAERLLAQIPNASLHTVPAGEASKSMLQTAELCGEMNRAGHDRASFAIALGGGVVGDLAGFVASIFYRGIPFVQIPTTIVAQVDSSAGGKTGVNASEGKNLIGCFHQPRLVIVDPLTLKTLPGREYREGYAEAIKHAAIRDAAMVDDLAALNPADQHPSAALLARNLAIKARIVEEDERETSGTRALLNFGHTIGHGIEASLPYGTMLHGEAISLGIKAALFLSEKINHFPAGDSQRILRLLENFQLPLTLPEGIATATIMDKLGRDKKFTGGSIKFVLLTALGAAEVSTKVKLEDIHEAVEFLRG from the coding sequence ATGCCCACCGTTCATCTCGACCTCGCCGACCGATCCTACGATATCCTTGTCGATGACGGATTACTCGACCGCGCCGGTGAACTCATCAGCGGTGTTGGTTTGTCAGGAAAAGCCGCCATCATCACCGATAGCCATGTGGCCCCTCACTACGCCGAACGTTTGCTTGCCCAGATTCCAAACGCCAGCCTGCACACCGTGCCCGCGGGGGAAGCGAGTAAGTCGATGTTGCAAACGGCGGAGCTCTGCGGCGAAATGAATCGCGCAGGACACGACCGGGCCTCATTTGCCATCGCCCTCGGAGGCGGTGTCGTCGGTGACCTCGCCGGTTTTGTCGCCTCCATTTTCTATCGGGGAATTCCCTTCGTTCAGATCCCCACCACCATTGTCGCCCAGGTCGATAGCTCGGCAGGAGGAAAAACCGGGGTGAATGCATCCGAAGGAAAAAACCTGATCGGCTGCTTCCACCAGCCACGGCTGGTCATCGTCGATCCCCTCACCCTCAAAACCCTGCCGGGTCGTGAATACCGGGAAGGCTATGCCGAGGCCATCAAACACGCCGCCATCCGTGATGCCGCCATGGTCGATGACCTTGCTGCTCTCAACCCTGCGGACCAACATCCGTCGGCTGCCCTGTTAGCCCGCAACCTGGCCATCAAAGCCCGCATTGTGGAGGAGGATGAACGTGAAACCTCGGGGACGCGCGCGCTGCTCAACTTTGGTCATACCATTGGCCACGGCATCGAGGCGTCGCTCCCCTACGGCACCATGCTACACGGCGAAGCCATCTCGCTCGGAATCAAAGCGGCACTTTTCCTCTCGGAAAAAATCAACCATTTCCCAGCCGGGGACAGCCAGCGCATCTTGAGGTTACTCGAGAATTTCCAACTCCCCCTGACCCTGCCTGAGGGCATTGCAACGGCAACCATCATGGATAAGCTTGGTCGTGATAAAAAGTTCACCGGCGGCAGCATCAAGTTTGTGCTGCTCACCGCATTAGGTGCGGCGGAGGTTTCCACCAAGGTCAAGCTGGAGGATATACACGAGGCCGTGGAGTTCTTGCGCGGGTAG
- the pheS gene encoding phenylalanine--tRNA ligase subunit alpha, with translation MNQEIEAIQTDALTAIAAAGDERSLDDARVAFLGKKGRLTLASAGMKDLSPADKPKMGQLLNAARQAITSAIEGKQASLADEADKKSVQGIDLTLPSRPLPTGAIHPLTQVRDRSIQVLRRMGFALAEGPEIEDEFHCFDALNTPEDHPARNEKDTFYFDSGKLLRTHTSSVQIRTMEKATPPVRIIAPGSAYRRDEIDATHLSVFNQLEGLYVDTDVSLGDLKGTLEFFLRSMFGDDTEVRFRPHFFPFTEPSFEIDIKLHAKGQEPKWIEIAGCGMVDPAVFESLCETRGDDVFNPEKVTGFAFGMGIDRLAMIKWGIKDIRLLIENDIRFLKQFA, from the coding sequence CAGGAAATTGAAGCCATCCAGACTGATGCCTTGACCGCTATTGCAGCGGCAGGTGATGAAAGGTCCCTCGACGATGCCCGCGTGGCCTTTCTCGGAAAAAAAGGACGCCTCACGCTCGCCTCGGCCGGTATGAAGGACCTGTCTCCTGCCGATAAACCCAAAATGGGCCAGCTGCTGAATGCCGCACGTCAGGCGATCACATCCGCCATCGAGGGCAAACAGGCGTCCTTGGCTGACGAAGCCGATAAAAAGTCCGTGCAAGGTATCGACCTGACTCTGCCGTCCCGGCCACTGCCCACCGGTGCCATTCACCCCCTGACCCAGGTCCGGGACCGGTCCATCCAGGTGCTGCGCCGCATGGGCTTCGCCCTTGCCGAGGGGCCGGAAATCGAGGACGAGTTCCACTGCTTCGATGCGCTGAACACACCCGAAGACCACCCGGCACGCAATGAGAAGGACACCTTCTATTTCGATAGTGGCAAGCTGCTGCGCACGCACACCTCCAGCGTGCAGATCCGGACCATGGAAAAAGCGACACCACCCGTGCGTATCATTGCCCCCGGCTCGGCCTACCGCCGGGACGAAATCGATGCCACCCACCTCTCGGTGTTCAATCAGTTAGAGGGCCTCTACGTCGATACCGACGTGAGTCTTGGCGATCTCAAGGGCACACTCGAGTTTTTCCTCCGCAGTATGTTTGGCGACGATACCGAGGTGCGTTTCCGGCCGCACTTCTTCCCCTTCACCGAGCCAAGTTTTGAAATCGATATCAAGCTGCACGCCAAGGGTCAGGAGCCGAAATGGATTGAGATCGCAGGCTGCGGCATGGTCGACCCCGCTGTTTTCGAATCACTCTGCGAGACCCGTGGCGATGATGTCTTCAACCCGGAGAAGGTAACCGGCTTTGCCTTCGGTATGGGCATCGACCGCCTTGCCATGATCAAGTGGGGCATCAAGGACATCCGCCTGCTCATTGAAAACGACATCCGTTTTCTCAAGCAGTTTGCGTAG